Within Seriola aureovittata isolate HTS-2021-v1 ecotype China chromosome 12, ASM2101889v1, whole genome shotgun sequence, the genomic segment tcttctttgttttctggaTGTATGTGTCTGGAACAATGTGTGCATGAGATAGTCAAGGCTTTTGTTCTTTCTGCAGGGACAATGCTCCACAAAGAGATCACACAAACGCCAGTCTTACCAAACTCGATGAAAGAGTACGGCCTTGTTACTCTGGGCACTTTTCTTCCATACTGATCATAGAACTCATTGTGGAGGTGTTCGAGGTAGGCAAACGCCATCTTTTTGGGAAATGAAGCCTCACAGAGGGACAGATAGCAAATACCCTGTGCTATTAAATAACttaaacaaaagagagaaaaaagttaaGCTCGGATCAGTGGTTATTTGTAATGACTTTGATGCCTGGTGATACATGAACCAAACTCAATTGTGCAATATTACAGCAGGAACTCTTGGGTTTTGATGACACCCAACAACAGTACTTGTTTTTAACTTACTGGAAGTTCACGTCCCCGGCCTCCAGGGTGCAGCGGTCCGGACTCTGAGCATTCAGTTTACGGCACAGCTGTTTGGCTTGGCTCTGGTACTGCTGGAGGTCTCTTCGTGACTGGCAGAGGTAAACAAGAATAGGTTATAGACGGAACTGACATATGTTGAACTGTAGAATATTATATCAACACTAATACTTAAATAACACACATGGTTTTTTTTGGACCCACATGAATACGTTTgacttaaatgtaaaattctTGCTCATTTGCAAACGAAGCTAACGTTAAATTCATTAACTAATCAACTTTTCTGCTAACACCAAACCAtacaataaactttttttttttcatttagttaaACGTTATCGTTAACCgacattcacatttaaaattaagttatagttttattaaatatttgtaatattcTGATATACTACCAAGTATCAAAAACATTCAGTAAATATATTTCCAGGGGGCCTACTCAACATTTCTTAGTGGATAAGCTAGCCACCGTTAAATATGGAAAGTTTTGAATGGAGTTTCGCGTGTGTTTCTCCTCAAACACAGAGTCTGTGTGAGGAAGATGAGCTTCATTCATACCTGTTCTTCCTCCTGGACGGACGCAGAGAGCAGGAGTCCGTCCGCCACGCGAGCGATCATCGTTAGTAAAATCATACCGACGGAGGTCAGTGTTCGGCGGCGTCAACTGTCACTTACGTCGGAGGAACTGAACTTCAACAAActtaagtgtgttttttttttttgctgtcaacTTTGATGATGCAGAAGGAATGAGCTGGACGGAAGTTCGTGGTGCGTCGGTGAAATAGGTCCGAGTGggaactgataaaaaaaaaaaatacaccttcGTAGTCAATTTTCCGTTGCATAAAGAGGTGGGATACGCTTCTAAAATCGTATGGAAAAATAGTGCGGGTTGTTTAGTGGTCTGTGAGCAAGAgtaatttctaaaaaaaaaaaaaaatcatattagcAGTTGTTTGACTCGCTTCAGTATTTTTGTAATCTTTATCACTTTAACACAGTATCAGGCCATGAGCTCCAATAGTCCGACCAGACAGCTGGCAGACGGACTGACTGCACCTCCACTGCTGATGATGCCTGTATTGAGCCGAGAGGTGCAGATgcggtctgtgtgtgtcctccgTCTGGAGTAAAAGCCTCTCTGAACTAAAACCAGAGGAAGGAGCTCGGAGCCATGGATAAAGCAGAAAGGTAAATTTGCCCCACTGCTGTTGGGTTTATTTCGCAAtctattgtttgtttatgtggcTCCGTCTGTGTGATAGTCGTCTCGGCGTTTCCTGCTGGCCGTGGAATGGCTGCTCTTTTCGCATCTTTTGTTAATATTTGTATACGGAACCCTGGTGGTTATCTCCTTTCTCCGATGTTGTGTCTGGCATTTTGCAGCTTTTAGGCGGATATATTTTCCTCTTGCATCTCTCGTTTATCATTTGCTTGCCTCTAGTTTAATGATATAGCCCAGTGATGCACCGTTTACAGGATGCAGCTGCAGCCTTTCTCTATATAaatgtacaaatgaaaaataatagtaatgtGGGTAGTGGTGTGTGAGGAGCAGCTGACTGTGCAGCTGGACTCAGCTGTGCGGCCGGTGCGTTTAGGATCAACCTGACCATACGGGGATCAATCACTCTGATTTTCCCAGAGCCTGTGGTCTAACACACTGTTATTTGAGCCATATTGCTGCGGGTCTTACAGGCCGATAGACCGGTGGAGATGGAAGCCATAGTTTAATCCTCTGAGCTCCACAGAAAACCCCTCATTCACTAATCAAATGCCCCGGCGGCTTGGCACAGTGGCATCGTGAACAGCTTGAAAGGCCTTATTGTTGCGGTACAGCTGGCACCGCCGTGCGCACGTTCTGATTGGTGTTTTCCCAGACCAGCATGTGCGTGACTCACAACCCGGCGACACCGTCTATTTTATTGTCTGTGCGGGAATCGATTG encodes:
- the sec22ba gene encoding vesicle-trafficking protein SEC22b-A; this translates as MILLTMIARVADGLLLSASVQEEEQSRRDLQQYQSQAKQLCRKLNAQSPDRCTLEAGDVNFHYLIAQGICYLSLCEASFPKKMAFAYLEHLHNEFYDQYGRKVPRVTRPYSFIEFDTYIQKTKKTYVDSRGRRNLGNINTELQDVQRIMVANIEEVLQRGEALSALDTKASNLSTLSKKYRSDAKYLNTRSTYAKVAAVTVFFLTLIIYVRFWWL